One genomic window of Gallaecimonas sp. GXIMD4217 includes the following:
- the flhB gene encoding flagellar biosynthesis protein FlhB: MAQNDAGERTEEATPKRRQESREKGQLARSRDLTSAIGLVAGVLGLMWIGGALGKRMMFAMQASLDRPRSAIENLDGALRELSGVLVDLLWPFFGLLAVMFLLTIAGSGLVGGFNFSFKAAAPKWSKLSPLAGFKRMFGMQALVELVKSLAKFLVIAITAALLLKAVFAEVLALSQRPVVAASIEGLQLLLWLCLGLCMAYLLIVLVDVPYQIWHHNKQLKMTKQEVKDEYKDTEGKPEVKGRIRQLQRQMAQRRQLAQVPQADVIITNPTHYAVALRYDQDKDGAPVMLAKGVDHMAAHIRDIAEAHDIPMLRSPGLARSLYHCAEPDQPIPDGLFVAVAQVLAYVFQLKLWRSGKGTRPKRLPGELPIPPELRH; this comes from the coding sequence ATGGCCCAGAATGACGCCGGCGAACGTACGGAAGAGGCGACACCCAAACGAAGACAGGAATCGAGGGAAAAGGGCCAGCTGGCCCGTTCCCGGGATCTGACCTCGGCCATCGGCCTTGTCGCCGGGGTGCTGGGGCTGATGTGGATCGGCGGCGCCCTCGGCAAACGCATGATGTTCGCCATGCAGGCCTCCCTGGACAGGCCAAGGAGTGCCATCGAGAACCTGGACGGGGCGCTGCGGGAGCTGAGCGGGGTGCTGGTGGACTTGCTCTGGCCCTTCTTCGGCCTGCTGGCGGTGATGTTCCTGCTCACCATCGCCGGCTCCGGCCTGGTGGGCGGCTTCAACTTCTCCTTCAAGGCGGCGGCGCCCAAGTGGAGCAAGCTGTCGCCCCTGGCCGGCTTCAAGCGCATGTTCGGCATGCAGGCCCTGGTGGAGCTGGTCAAGTCCCTGGCCAAGTTCCTGGTCATCGCCATTACCGCGGCCCTGCTGCTCAAGGCGGTGTTCGCCGAGGTGCTGGCCCTGTCCCAGCGGCCGGTGGTGGCGGCCAGCATCGAGGGGCTGCAGCTGCTGCTGTGGCTGTGCCTGGGACTGTGCATGGCCTACCTGCTGATCGTGCTGGTGGACGTGCCCTACCAGATCTGGCACCACAACAAGCAGCTGAAGATGACCAAGCAGGAGGTCAAGGACGAGTACAAGGACACCGAGGGCAAGCCCGAGGTCAAGGGCCGCATCCGCCAGCTGCAGCGGCAGATGGCCCAGCGCCGCCAGCTGGCCCAGGTGCCCCAGGCTGACGTCATCATCACCAACCCGACCCATTACGCTGTGGCGCTGCGCTACGACCAGGACAAGGACGGCGCGCCTGTGATGCTGGCCAAGGGCGTCGACCACATGGCCGCCCATATCCGCGATATCGCCGAGGCCCACGACATTCCCATGCTGCGCTCGCCCGGCCTGGCCCGCTCCCTCTATCACTGCGCCGAGCCGGACCAGCCCATCCCCGACGGCCTGTTCGTGGCCGTGGCCCAGGTGCTGGCCTATGTGTTCCAGCTCAAGCTGTGGCGCAGCGGCAAGGGCACCAGGCCCAAGCGCCTGCCCGGCGAGCTGCCGATCCCGCCGGAGCTGCGCCACTAG
- the fliR gene encoding flagellar biosynthetic protein FliR, whose protein sequence is MTFSAAELLQWLAGYVWPFVRIGAMLTAMAAIGTKMVPLRIRTLLTFAVTLVVVPTLPAMPEVALFSVQGMLITALQVLVGVAMGFVSVMVMQVMVLAGQVIAFQASLGFAAMVDPVSGQQTPVVSQFFLNLAILIFFAINGHLWMLEMLHHSFFVLPVGSDGIGLPDFHAIALFGSTLFASALGMAIAEIIALLLINLAFGFMTRAAPQLNIFTIGFPIIMLSGLLILWVTAGTVLEHFLHSWQQGQSLMCDLLGSSC, encoded by the coding sequence ATGACCTTCAGCGCCGCCGAGCTGCTGCAATGGCTGGCCGGCTACGTCTGGCCCTTCGTGCGCATCGGCGCCATGCTCACCGCCATGGCCGCCATCGGCACCAAGATGGTGCCGCTTAGGATCCGTACCCTGCTGACCTTCGCCGTCACCCTGGTGGTGGTGCCGACCCTGCCGGCCATGCCGGAGGTGGCGCTGTTCTCTGTCCAGGGCATGCTGATCACCGCCCTGCAGGTGCTGGTGGGGGTGGCCATGGGCTTCGTGTCGGTGATGGTGATGCAGGTGATGGTGCTGGCGGGACAGGTGATCGCCTTCCAGGCCTCGCTGGGCTTCGCGGCCATGGTGGATCCGGTGTCCGGGCAGCAGACGCCGGTGGTGAGCCAGTTCTTCCTGAACCTGGCCATCCTGATCTTCTTCGCCATCAACGGCCACCTGTGGATGCTGGAGATGCTGCACCACTCCTTCTTCGTGCTCCCGGTGGGCAGCGACGGCATTGGGCTTCCGGACTTCCACGCCATCGCCCTGTTCGGCTCGACCCTGTTCGCCAGTGCCCTGGGGATGGCCATCGCCGAGATCATCGCCCTGCTGCTGATCAACCTGGCCTTCGGCTTCATGACCCGGGCCGCGCCCCAGCTCAACATCTTCACCATCGGTTTTCCGATCATCATGCTGTCCGGCCTGCTGATCCTCTGGGTCACCGCCGGCACCGTGCTGGAACACTTCTTGCATAGCTGGCAGCAGGGGCAATCCCTGATGTGTGATCTGCTCGGGAGCAGCTGCTGA
- the fliQ gene encoding flagellar biosynthesis protein FliQ: MTPEQFVDIFRDALYLVLIMVAAIMIPGLVVGLVISILQAATSINEQTLSFLPRLLVTIVTLMVLSHWLVGRMMDFFRHIIDAIPQVLS; the protein is encoded by the coding sequence ATGACCCCGGAACAGTTCGTCGATATCTTCCGGGACGCCCTCTACCTGGTGCTGATCATGGTGGCCGCCATCATGATCCCCGGCCTGGTGGTGGGCCTTGTCATCTCCATACTCCAGGCCGCCACCTCCATCAACGAACAGACCCTGTCCTTCCTGCCCAGGCTGCTGGTGACCATAGTTACCCTGATGGTGCTCTCCCACTGGCTGGTGGGGCGGATGATGGACTTCTTCCGGCACATCATCGACGCCATTCCCCAGGTCCTGTCATGA
- the fliP gene encoding flagellar type III secretion system pore protein FliP (The bacterial flagellar biogenesis protein FliP forms a type III secretion system (T3SS)-type pore required for flagellar assembly.) gives MTRLLARHGWLLVLLPLLLPGIANAALPVGPGLPAVTVTTNPDGSQDYSITLQVLALMTMLTFLPAMLIMMTSFTRIAVVLAILRQAMGLQSTPSNQVLVGLSLFMTFFIMSPVFERVYEQAITPYMEEQLTALQAVDVAKVPVREFMLAQTRMTDLETFARIGGYEQLDGPESVPMTVLIPAFVTSELKTAFQIGFMLFIPFLIIDLVVASVLMAMGMMMLSPMIVALPFKLMLFVLVDGWSLVMGTLAGSFVT, from the coding sequence ATGACAAGACTCCTCGCTAGACACGGCTGGCTGCTGGTACTGCTGCCGCTGTTGCTGCCCGGCATCGCCAACGCGGCCCTGCCGGTCGGTCCCGGCCTGCCGGCGGTGACCGTCACCACCAACCCGGACGGCTCCCAGGACTACAGCATCACCCTGCAGGTGTTGGCATTGATGACCATGCTGACCTTCCTGCCGGCCATGCTGATCATGATGACCTCCTTCACCCGCATCGCCGTGGTGCTGGCCATACTGCGCCAGGCCATGGGCCTGCAGAGCACCCCCAGCAACCAGGTGCTGGTGGGGCTGTCGCTGTTCATGACCTTCTTCATCATGTCGCCGGTGTTCGAGCGGGTCTACGAGCAGGCCATCACCCCCTACATGGAAGAGCAGCTCACCGCCCTGCAGGCGGTGGACGTGGCCAAGGTGCCGGTGCGGGAGTTCATGCTGGCCCAGACCCGCATGACCGACCTGGAAACCTTCGCCCGCATCGGCGGCTACGAGCAGCTGGACGGCCCCGAGTCGGTGCCCATGACGGTGCTGATCCCGGCCTTCGTCACCTCCGAGCTGAAGACCGCCTTCCAGATCGGCTTCATGCTGTTCATCCCCTTCCTGATCATCGATCTGGTGGTGGCCTCGGTGCTGATGGCCATGGGTATGATGATGCTGTCGCCGATGATAGTGGCGCTGCCGTTCAAGCTGATGCTGTTCGTGCTGGTGGACGGCTGGAGCCTGGTGATGGGGACCCTGGCCGGGAGCTTCGTCACATGA
- the fliO gene encoding flagellar biosynthetic protein FliO: MTSLLASAVASGGPELGASLWQLLLSLALVIAVVVALGYLVRRFQPGMLGGPLKVVAQLPLGARQRLLVVQAGKQQLLLGVSQNEIRLIKELDEPLETQNDKTPR; this comes from the coding sequence ATGACCAGCCTCCTTGCCAGCGCCGTGGCCAGCGGCGGCCCCGAGCTGGGCGCCTCCCTCTGGCAGCTGCTGCTCAGCCTGGCCCTGGTCATCGCCGTGGTGGTGGCCCTGGGCTACCTGGTGCGGCGCTTCCAGCCCGGCATGCTGGGCGGCCCCCTCAAGGTGGTGGCACAGCTGCCGCTCGGCGCCCGCCAGCGGCTGCTGGTGGTCCAGGCCGGCAAGCAGCAGCTGCTGCTGGGGGTATCCCAGAACGAGATCCGCCTCATCAAGGAACTGGACGAGCCCTTGGAAACCCAGAATGACAAGACTCCTCGCTAG
- the fliN gene encoding flagellar motor switch protein FliN, with amino-acid sequence MASEEEQKLADEWAAAMAEQGDGETADGKALGAENVDAVELEDFSGAGTEISREEKQKLDTILDIPVTISMEVGRSKITIRNLLQLNQGSVVELDRVAGEPLDVLVNGTLIAHGEVVVVNDKFGIRLTDVISQVERIKKLR; translated from the coding sequence ATGGCAAGCGAAGAAGAGCAGAAACTGGCTGACGAATGGGCGGCCGCCATGGCCGAGCAGGGCGATGGCGAAACCGCCGACGGCAAGGCCCTGGGGGCCGAGAACGTCGATGCCGTCGAGCTGGAGGATTTCAGCGGCGCCGGCACCGAGATCAGCAGGGAAGAAAAGCAGAAGCTGGACACCATACTGGACATCCCGGTCACCATCTCCATGGAGGTGGGCCGCTCCAAGATCACCATCCGCAACCTGCTGCAGCTCAACCAGGGCTCGGTGGTGGAGCTGGACAGGGTGGCCGGCGAGCCCCTGGACGTGCTGGTCAACGGCACCCTCATCGCCCACGGTGAAGTGGTGGTGGTCAACGACAAGTTCGGGATCCGCCTCACCGACGTGATAAGCCAGGTCGAGCGGATCAAGAAGCTCAGATGA
- the fliM gene encoding flagellar motor switch protein FliM, which yields MSDLLSQDEIDALLHGVDDVEEEAPELQPQAGVQSYDFSSQDRIVRGRMPTLEIVNERFARHMRISLFNMMRRAAEVSINGVQTLKFGEYVHSLFVPTSLNMVRFRPLKGTALITLEARLVFILVDNFFGGDGRYHAKIEGREFTPTERRIIQMLLKLVFEDYKEAWAPVMDVEFEYLDSEVNPAMANIVSPTEVIVVSSFHIELDGGGGDFHIAMPYSMLEPIRELLDAGVQSDKSDTDHRWSKALRDEIMDVPVELSAKLLEVDLPLDRLMELKAGDIIPVEMPEHLTVFVEDLPTFRAQMGRSNDNVALRISEKLKRPRSAKNELHNITRRGVRIDNLSGLEELESDLEGES from the coding sequence TTGAGCGATCTGCTTTCGCAAGACGAAATCGACGCGCTCCTGCACGGGGTGGACGATGTCGAGGAAGAGGCACCGGAGCTGCAGCCGCAGGCCGGGGTGCAGAGCTACGACTTCTCCTCCCAGGACCGCATCGTCCGGGGCCGGATGCCGACCCTGGAGATCGTCAACGAGCGTTTCGCCCGGCACATGCGCATCAGCCTGTTCAACATGATGCGCCGGGCCGCCGAGGTCTCCATCAACGGCGTCCAGACCCTCAAGTTCGGCGAATACGTCCATTCCCTGTTCGTGCCCACCAGCCTCAACATGGTCAGGTTCCGCCCCCTCAAGGGCACCGCCCTGATCACCCTGGAGGCCAGGCTGGTGTTCATCCTGGTGGACAACTTCTTCGGCGGCGACGGCCGCTACCACGCCAAGATCGAGGGCCGGGAATTCACCCCCACGGAAAGGCGCATCATCCAGATGCTGCTGAAGCTGGTGTTCGAGGATTACAAGGAAGCCTGGGCCCCGGTCATGGACGTGGAGTTCGAATACCTGGACTCGGAAGTGAACCCGGCCATGGCCAACATCGTCTCGCCCACCGAGGTGATCGTAGTGTCGTCCTTCCATATCGAGCTGGACGGTGGCGGCGGCGACTTCCACATCGCCATGCCGTATTCCATGCTCGAGCCCATCCGCGAGCTGCTGGACGCGGGCGTGCAGTCCGACAAGTCGGACACCGATCACCGCTGGAGCAAGGCCCTGCGCGACGAGATCATGGACGTGCCGGTGGAGCTCAGCGCCAAGCTGCTGGAGGTGGATCTGCCCCTGGACCGGCTGATGGAGCTCAAGGCCGGCGACATCATCCCGGTGGAGATGCCCGAGCACCTGACGGTGTTCGTGGAGGATCTGCCCACGTTCCGGGCCCAGATGGGCCGCAGCAACGACAACGTGGCGCTGCGCATCTCCGAGAAACTGAAGCGGCCGCGCTCGGCCAAGAACGAATTGCACAACATCACCCGCCGCGGGGTGAGAATAGACAACCTGTCCGGCCTGGAAGAGCTGGAATCGGATCTGGAAGGTGAAAGCTGA
- the fliL gene encoding flagellar basal body-associated protein FliL, translating to MAEELELEAVEQGGKRKTWLLIGAISGLVLVVAGVLAYFLWPAQEQVEQTQVAEVAEAAVGEALYVGMPRPFVLNVPGNSRDRLVQIKVQLMVRGRLNENKVKQHIPLIEGTLLSAFSQKTAEELSTLEGRELLREQSLKDVVAALEPVAGANVVERVLFTGFVMQ from the coding sequence ATGGCGGAAGAACTCGAACTAGAAGCCGTCGAGCAGGGCGGGAAACGCAAGACCTGGCTCTTGATCGGCGCCATCAGCGGCCTGGTGCTGGTCGTGGCCGGGGTGCTGGCCTATTTCCTGTGGCCGGCACAAGAACAGGTTGAACAGACCCAGGTGGCCGAGGTGGCCGAGGCGGCGGTGGGCGAGGCCCTGTACGTGGGCATGCCCAGGCCCTTCGTGCTCAACGTGCCCGGCAACAGCAGGGACCGCCTGGTACAGATCAAGGTACAGCTGATGGTGCGCGGCCGGCTCAACGAAAACAAGGTCAAGCAGCACATCCCGCTGATCGAGGGCACCCTGCTGAGTGCCTTCAGCCAGAAGACCGCCGAGGAGCTGTCGACCCTGGAGGGCCGGGAGCTGCTCAGGGAGCAGTCCCTGAAAGACGTGGTGGCCGCCCTGGAGCCGGTGGCCGGAGCCAATGTGGTGGAAAGGGTGCTTTTCACCGGATTCGTAATGCAGTGA
- a CDS encoding flagellar hook-length control protein FliK, whose amino-acid sequence MQISQATAHIQSSVTSAVGESDGSEALAGQFAALFAAMSLPVGKALPADLDGLKAALAGQELPGRVDKLLSDLAGTEAPAEGEADSLWQLIESARSLLVTETETETETETEAGDLTEPKAAAAAAKGTPEAVAAGNEESPLPQEKDTEAPVRQTPAAVPPPRPELPEPAADKAREAVQQVLSRHPGAPEAEQGEQQEQPGQAVVDTAAGDLGEQQAALLPAKGDKGPLAQPAAQGQAPVTKAVDTPNRNDAIMAAGQNRPAPAAEQAQAGTLPQAGAQAEQGKPAPSTAQVQPQGGQPPRLADGKPAGDGNLTQDDIVAEGEQAKPRETLAEGLSRLVRAPVTPAEPQGQALDAPRGDAQLSATAEAPQRQAALEAEARLKAPVQGGQRFGEAMAEKVEIMLSRGLKQAEIRLDPPELGSLQIRVQVNQGETQVHFQVPNQQVKDWVEQALPRLRDMLEQQGLQLADGQVSHQQQGGRDGEPGAEAGRDDWQGAGESEPGAPERRRVRVEIGLVDAYA is encoded by the coding sequence ATGCAGATCAGCCAAGCCACCGCCCACATCCAGTCCTCCGTTACCTCCGCTGTCGGCGAGAGCGACGGCAGCGAGGCCCTGGCCGGCCAGTTCGCGGCCCTGTTCGCGGCCATGAGCCTGCCGGTCGGCAAGGCCTTGCCGGCGGATCTGGACGGGCTCAAGGCGGCCCTGGCAGGCCAGGAGCTGCCCGGCCGCGTGGATAAGCTGCTTTCGGATCTGGCAGGGACCGAAGCGCCGGCCGAGGGCGAGGCCGACAGCCTCTGGCAACTGATCGAAAGCGCCCGCAGCCTGCTGGTCACCGAGACCGAGACCGAGACCGAGACCGAGACCGAGGCCGGCGACCTGACCGAGCCCAAGGCCGCAGCGGCCGCTGCAAAAGGGACTCCCGAGGCCGTAGCGGCCGGTAACGAGGAAAGCCCGCTGCCGCAAGAGAAGGATACCGAAGCGCCGGTCCGGCAAACGCCTGCCGCCGTGCCGCCGCCCCGCCCCGAGCTGCCCGAGCCGGCGGCCGACAAGGCCAGGGAAGCCGTACAACAGGTGCTGAGCAGGCACCCGGGCGCCCCCGAAGCCGAACAAGGCGAACAACAGGAGCAGCCTGGCCAAGCCGTTGTCGATACTGCGGCCGGCGACCTGGGCGAGCAACAGGCGGCCTTGCTGCCAGCAAAGGGAGATAAAGGCCCGCTGGCCCAGCCGGCCGCCCAGGGCCAGGCGCCGGTCACCAAGGCCGTCGACACCCCGAACAGGAATGACGCCATCATGGCTGCTGGCCAGAACAGGCCGGCACCGGCCGCCGAACAGGCACAGGCGGGAACCCTGCCCCAGGCCGGCGCCCAGGCGGAGCAGGGCAAGCCGGCCCCGTCCACCGCCCAGGTGCAGCCCCAGGGCGGCCAGCCCCCCAGGTTGGCTGACGGCAAGCCGGCCGGTGACGGCAATTTGACGCAAGACGACATCGTGGCCGAGGGGGAGCAGGCCAAGCCCAGGGAAACCCTGGCCGAGGGCCTGAGCCGCCTGGTGCGGGCCCCTGTGACGCCCGCCGAGCCCCAGGGCCAGGCCCTGGACGCGCCCCGCGGCGATGCCCAGCTGAGCGCCACCGCCGAGGCGCCCCAGCGCCAGGCGGCCCTGGAGGCCGAGGCCAGGCTCAAGGCCCCCGTCCAGGGCGGCCAGCGCTTCGGCGAGGCCATGGCCGAGAAGGTCGAGATCATGCTGAGCCGGGGCCTCAAGCAGGCGGAGATCCGCCTGGATCCCCCCGAGCTCGGCAGTCTGCAGATCCGGGTCCAGGTCAACCAGGGCGAGACCCAGGTCCATTTCCAGGTACCCAACCAGCAGGTCAAGGACTGGGTGGAGCAGGCCCTGCCGCGGCTGAGGGACATGCTGGAGCAGCAGGGCCTGCAGCTGGCCGATGGCCAGGTCAGCCACCAGCAGCAGGGCGGCCGGGACGGCGAGCCGGGCGCTGAGGCCGGCCGCGACGACTGGCAGGGGGCCGGCGAGTCCGAACCGGGCGCGCCCGAGCGCCGCAGGGTGCGGGTAGAAATTGGCCTGGTAGATGCCTACGCCTAG
- the fliJ gene encoding flagellar export protein FliJ: MSRALQLVLEQRQQAEDDALKRLAEARQAYAALEHKANTMASYRDEYLQQMSSRAQGGVMAQSLGHYQAFIARLDAGQQELQQSLAGYRAAMEDRERQWRQSHQEKRAIELLLERQHQRQVQQQARQDQKIADEFSQRRFAVELE, translated from the coding sequence ATGAGCCGGGCCCTGCAACTGGTGCTGGAACAGCGCCAGCAGGCCGAGGACGACGCCCTCAAGCGCCTCGCCGAGGCGCGCCAGGCCTATGCGGCCCTGGAGCACAAGGCCAACACCATGGCCAGCTACCGCGACGAATACCTGCAGCAGATGAGCAGCCGTGCCCAGGGCGGGGTCATGGCCCAGAGCCTGGGCCACTACCAGGCCTTCATCGCCCGCCTCGACGCCGGCCAGCAGGAGCTGCAGCAGAGCCTGGCCGGTTACCGTGCCGCCATGGAGGACAGGGAGCGGCAGTGGCGCCAGAGCCACCAGGAAAAGCGTGCCATCGAACTGCTGCTGGAGCGCCAGCACCAGCGCCAGGTGCAGCAGCAGGCCCGCCAGGACCAGAAGATCGCCGACGAGTTCAGCCAGCGCCGCTTCGCTGTCGAGTTGGAATAA
- the fliI gene encoding flagellar protein export ATPase FliI, whose protein sequence is MNDRLLTDLDRYRRLLTTARPAVAGRLVRVVGLTLEAVGCKAPIGSLCLVDSQHGQMEAEVVGFSRDTLYLMPNQEIGGIVPGARVVPLGHEASLPVGMHLLGRVVDGLGRPLDGLGRIRAEARVGFAGQPLNPLTRRAIKQPLDVGVRAINSLLTVGQGQRMGLFAGSGVGKSVLLGMMTRGTAADVIVVGLVGERGREVREFIDEILGEQGRRRAVVVAAPADTSPLMRLKACETAMTFAEYFRDQGLNVLLLVDSLTRYAMAQREIALAVGEPPATKGYPPSVFARLPKLVERAGNGGDGQGSITAFFTVLSEGDDLQDPIADSARAILDGHIVLSRQLADGGHYPAIDVGASVSRVMPQVTSPEHQQQARLIRELFSRYQEARELIQVGAYRQGSDPVVDTAIRLQQPLSLFLRQAMTEICPYDQCLEALGMLGQAAGGQS, encoded by the coding sequence ATGAATGACCGCCTGCTCACCGATCTCGACCGCTACCGCCGCCTGCTGACCACGGCCCGCCCGGCCGTGGCCGGGCGCCTGGTGCGGGTGGTGGGCCTGACCCTGGAGGCGGTGGGCTGCAAGGCCCCCATCGGCAGCCTGTGCCTGGTGGACAGCCAGCACGGCCAGATGGAGGCGGAAGTGGTGGGCTTTTCCCGGGACACCCTCTACCTGATGCCCAACCAGGAGATCGGCGGCATAGTGCCAGGTGCCCGGGTGGTGCCGCTGGGCCACGAGGCCAGCCTGCCGGTGGGCATGCACCTGCTGGGCCGGGTGGTGGACGGCCTGGGCCGGCCCCTGGATGGCCTGGGCCGGATCCGCGCCGAGGCCAGGGTTGGCTTTGCCGGCCAGCCCTTAAACCCCCTGACCCGCCGCGCCATCAAGCAGCCCCTGGACGTGGGAGTGCGGGCCATCAACAGCCTGCTTACCGTCGGCCAGGGCCAGCGCATGGGCCTGTTCGCCGGCTCCGGTGTCGGCAAGTCGGTGCTGCTGGGCATGATGACCCGCGGCACCGCCGCCGATGTCATCGTCGTCGGCCTGGTGGGCGAGCGGGGCCGCGAGGTGCGCGAGTTCATCGACGAGATCCTCGGCGAGCAGGGGCGGCGCCGGGCCGTGGTGGTGGCGGCGCCCGCCGACACCAGCCCGCTGATGCGCCTCAAGGCCTGCGAGACGGCCATGACCTTTGCCGAATACTTCCGCGACCAGGGCCTGAACGTGCTGCTGCTGGTGGATTCCCTGACCCGCTACGCCATGGCCCAGCGCGAGATCGCCCTGGCCGTGGGCGAGCCGCCGGCCACCAAGGGCTACCCGCCGTCGGTGTTCGCCCGGCTGCCCAAGCTGGTGGAGCGGGCCGGCAACGGCGGCGACGGCCAGGGCAGCATCACCGCCTTCTTCACCGTGCTCTCTGAGGGTGACGATCTCCAGGATCCCATCGCCGACTCGGCCCGGGCCATACTGGACGGCCACATAGTGCTGTCCCGTCAACTGGCCGACGGCGGCCATTATCCCGCCATCGACGTCGGCGCCTCGGTGTCCAGGGTCATGCCCCAGGTGACCAGCCCGGAGCACCAGCAGCAGGCCAGGCTGATCCGCGAGCTGTTCAGCCGCTACCAGGAGGCCAGGGAGCTGATCCAGGTGGGCGCCTACCGCCAGGGCAGCGACCCGGTGGTGGACACCGCCATCCGCCTGCAGCAGCCCCTGAGCCTGTTCCTGCGTCAGGCCATGACCGAGATCTGCCCCTATGACCAGTGCCTGGAAGCCCTGGGCATGCTTGGCCAGGCCGCCGGAGGCCAGTCATGA
- a CDS encoding flagellar assembly protein FliH, translating to MKKSEPQPGEAIERWEGPHFGEDQADEVQTALGLRRRRIQQDEPEPAPGLQGMTVTELDELRQAAVEEGREQGRAQGYEAGFAEGRAAGLAEGQEQGRQQGLQQGLAEGQQQVAQAAGHWQRLADCLSEPLADRDAVLEGRLITLLSAAMKALLQAELKTQPELIHHLIRQGIEALGQEESPLTLLLAPADLHLVREYYGEEELQARRWRLREEPTLQPGQCRLEQGQSLVDLDLHARLQQLCQALLVEAGQDHE from the coding sequence ATGAAGAAGTCCGAGCCGCAGCCAGGCGAAGCCATAGAACGTTGGGAAGGGCCTCACTTCGGTGAGGATCAGGCCGACGAGGTCCAGACCGCCCTGGGGCTGAGGCGGCGCCGCATCCAGCAGGACGAGCCCGAGCCGGCCCCTGGCCTGCAGGGCATGACGGTCACCGAGCTGGATGAACTGCGCCAGGCCGCCGTGGAGGAAGGCCGCGAACAGGGCAGGGCCCAGGGCTACGAGGCCGGCTTCGCCGAGGGCCGCGCCGCCGGCCTGGCCGAAGGCCAGGAGCAGGGCCGCCAGCAGGGGCTGCAACAGGGCCTGGCCGAGGGCCAGCAGCAGGTGGCCCAGGCCGCCGGCCACTGGCAGCGCCTGGCCGACTGCCTGAGCGAGCCCCTGGCCGACCGGGACGCCGTCCTGGAAGGGCGCCTGATCACCCTGCTCAGCGCCGCCATGAAGGCGCTGCTGCAGGCCGAACTCAAGACCCAGCCCGAACTCATCCATCATCTCATCCGCCAGGGTATCGAAGCCCTGGGCCAGGAAGAGAGCCCCCTGACCCTGCTGCTGGCCCCCGCCGACCTGCACCTGGTGCGCGAGTACTACGGCGAGGAGGAACTCCAGGCCCGCCGGTGGCGCCTGCGCGAGGAGCCCACCCTGCAGCCGGGCCAGTGCCGCCTGGAGCAGGGCCAGTCCCTGGTCGACCTGGATCTGCACGCCCGGCTGCAACAGCTCTGCCAGGCGCTGCTGGTGGAAGCGGGCCAGGACCATGAATGA